In one Gracilinanus agilis isolate LMUSP501 chromosome 6, AgileGrace, whole genome shotgun sequence genomic region, the following are encoded:
- the ASCL3 gene encoding achaete-scute homolog 3, protein MMENKSYCNLTDKLPTFSDSPHMQLTRSFYLDPVVTFHLYPEAPAPSPYSEDLSVHPFTTDQLIVENFGDPCSFPFQMPYPSYGRCEYSYGPAFIRKRNERERQRVKCVNEGYAQLRHHLPEEYLEKRLSKVETLRAAIKYINYLQSLLYRDEVEGKNMPGKGQAIVATTSHQMDPIFKIV, encoded by the coding sequence ATGATGGAGAACAAAAGCTACTGTAATCTGACAGACAAGTTACCCACCTTTAGTGACTCTCCCCATATGCAGCTAACTCGGTCTTTCTACCTGGACCCTGTTGTCACTTTCCATCTATATCCAGAAGCACCTGCTCCATCCCCTTACTCTGAAGACCTGTCAGTGCATCCTTTTACAACTGACCAACTGATTGTGGAAAACTTTGGAGAtccttgttctttcccttttcaaatgCCATATCCCTCTTATGGAAGATGTGAATACTCCTATGGTCCAGCattcatcagaaaaagaaatgaaagggaaagacAACGAGTCAAGTGTGTCAACGAAGGCTACGCCCAGCTTCGTCATCATCTGCCTGAGGAATACCTAGAAAAGCGACTTAGTAAAGTCGAAACTCTCCGAGCTGCCATCAAATACATTAATTACCTGCAGTCTCTTCTTTACAGAGATGAAGTTGAAGGCAAGAATATGCCAGGGAAAGGTCAGGCCATTGTGGCTACTACCAGTCATCAAATGGaccccatttttaaaattgtctaa